The region GTGCCTTTAAGATCTTTACTTCTTCTATGGCGTACGTTGTAGTGTGCACGCTGTTCTCATGTGAGCGCGCACGCATAGAGTTGATAGAGAATGCTCGTGTGACGAGAGAGATGACTGCTCTACTGCTGACTGATGTTGTAATAATTTGTGTAATGGTGTAATAATtttacttttccactttgattCGTAGCGTTTATCAGAGTGCTTTCTTTTTCCTGTTTATACTCGCTCTTTTGCATGTATGTGAAGAGTGTGCTTATTGAGCGAACCATCTATAAAGGCTCGTGGGACAACCAGTTCATTTGCCTCGGGTTTTTCTTCTCGCctcctgttttctatttttcatCTGGGCAGACTTCAATCCCTCTGGTAGATGTTACagtatgtctaaagaaacattgaaatgtcaggttttaagtaatgtgagtcaaatcgaaaacaaatattctctgtttatataATCTGTATTAAATTGAGATATGAACTTCCTCCAGGTTTCTTAGATGTTTTCTTAGATGTGTCATCCAGGTAAACTGAAATGTTTCATGTTCTGCAGGATTCCCTCCATGGTGCGTTGGAAAATGGCTGGACGCAGGCATGTGCCCCTGCCCTTTTTCTTCCTCGAgagaaagtgcccttttttctaTTATAGCattataaaaatcataatatagCATTACATAATGCTATTCTTTAATCTACatgaataaaagtttaaaccctcgctgtctttgcatgtttgatgtccacatgtttgatcgtgctgtgctgtgctgtctaacaacaaaaaatcagcaggcttttggtgccctctgcaggcataatatataatgtatttataacatttcaggagaaaaaaaaaaaaaaaactcttgatgTGTTTGTAAGGGTGGGACTCCTACAGGGGTTCAGACTGTAAGGTTTGCCGAGCGACTGAAGAAACTTTATCAGTAAGATGTtagaaaactgtacatttcttgtctattaccacccactgcaacttataccaacgacggaaataagcgcagttataatagcaaaatatgtgggagagcgttgctatagtgtgacaatattgtactgcaatagggagcacattaatgttaatactaaatcaaaactagttagcacatcatttgtaatagaaagggtttaatgacaatatctgattaaggttacacttaaaataattacaaaatagatgtatgagatgataaaatcatataccattaattgtacacagcatgtatgaaaaaagttacctgagagagaaagagaaatagagagagagagagagagagagagggcaagGGAGTGCCCGAGATCCAAGGAAGAAGAGCATAGAAAAGAGACCAGAGCAACAGTTAAAATCTTCTTTTATCCCTTCCTTGACCATGTGACTTAAACccaaatgtgagacattcaaactgaccaatcagaagattaaaacttCCCCCCACTGTACTAAAGGTGTGACCATTTGTAGACCCCCGATGTACACACATCTTGGCCTACAGGCCTTGATCACTATCACCTTTGTGCCTCCCAAATGGCCCTTGGCAAGAGAGAGGGGTGtgaaacagtaaagcaaatgtctttgttcattttaaaatatctttggatattttcaattcttacagggacatagtttcactaataattgtttattttgcacaaattgATAAATCGTTTTAATTCTTTTGGTGTTACTGAAATGCTTCTTTCATGTAgtggacaattttaagattttggtttatttttgaTTCCATGTCTTCTTTTACTCTTAAATAGCCAATTAAATTTCACATATTGGTGAACATACATAGGCTACCTGAAAGAAATGCATGGGATTCATGTagggcttttttctttttcgcttATCATCGCCAGGCATACAGCTGTTCAGGGAGGGCATCTGAACTCGACAAAGCCGAcctgatatatatttttttttatccagtaaatatttatttttattaatttctttggcaGAGAAGCTGTGCACAAACAggaatatattattcatttatttataaaaaaaagcatcccagaaaaaagatatttttggagcaccaaaaaacaaaataacgacttatttagtgatggccgatttcaataCACTGTTTCAgaaagcatcggatcataaatgaatcttttgtgtcgaatcatgattcggatcacgtgtcaaactgccaatggctgaaatcacgtgactttggcgctccgaacagcagattcgacacactgatttatttgtgctccgaagcttcctgaaatcggccatcacttacttaagttgttgtttttttagtttttttggcgctccaaaaatattctcgtcgctttataatattaatattaaaccactgtactcacatgaaccgatttaaatatgtttttagtactttaatggatcttgagagaggaagtgtccattgctccctatggaggcctcacggagccatcggatttcaactaaaatatcttaatttgtgttatgaagattaacgaaggtcttacgggtgtggaatggcatgagggtaagtaataaatgacataattttcattttggggtgaaataaccctttaagtctatgggatttgTCGCCAGATTTTTCGCCTGCCAGATGAACATCATACACCCGATCActtagaaaagtcatagcacaccattCCTCAATAATCCGCaagatttgacacctcattcgtgGGTCTATGACAAACAGTGCAGGATGAGTTATGCGCCAAAGTTTTTTGTGGAAGAAGAATaataactagaatgtacatttcctgaagaaaatgtgaatggtgcttgcagtggcaaaattcgccactcagttgctagggtgtttctaggcagttgctaaagtgttctgCGTGGTTGCTTggaggttgctagggtgttctgggtggttgctagccagttgctaaggtacttgggttggtttgctaaggtgttgctaggcggttgctagggtgttctgggtggttgctaggtggttgctatggtaacatgggtggttgctatggtgttactaGGTGGTTGGTACTTATCACAGATAGTTCCTATGGAGTTTCTATAGAGTTCTTAGCATGCTCTCAgcccactttagcacttagctaatcagtattagcatgtagctattcactgatAGCATGTGTAGTATGTTGGAAGTCCAGATTGCTAgaatgagtcaaaagagccaacccccatgtctctacgatgctctgatgcagagatataggtcttgctaaacggttgctagggtactctgtttggttgctagagAGTGGTTTGGCAGCTGCCAAtaatgatactccaaaggctgcttgccagtatgaatgatataaaccaacccccatgcctctatgatattcagatttgaagaaATCTCTctatgctttgggttgctagggtgctctaaatggttgctagggcgtaaCTATGAAGTGTTGAAGGTGATTTGTGATTGGTCGTTTTCTGCCCCAAGTCAAATGACcccaccctcatgtttctatgacttctatccaaagatattccttTAATCTTttacaatggaagtctatggaacttgttgctatggttgctagggcgtggcttgatagcttcacaatgatcctgagagactgattggttgcctgagtaaaatgagcccacccccttgtctctatgacattgtgatccagagttatgttcaatacaatatccctatgtaatttcccatagtaggaaaaacgcACTGGTTCATGGGCACGGCTTCACCATAGTATGTCTATGGGGAAATTTGGGCAGCTCTTGCGCCCCAGGGGTACAACTTACACCCCATTTTGAGGTATGGTCTGACAGAGCCTGTCAGCCTCTTCAAACGTGGTGACCCACATGTTTCTACGAAATTCTCGTTAGGAGCTATGATTCGAGCTATGAAAGTTTGTTGCAATGcaaagtctatgggattttttggctattacaaatgatgtgctaactagttttgatttagtattaacattaatgtgctccctattgcagtacaatattgtcacactatagcaacgctctcccacatattttgctattataactgcgcttatttccgtcgttggtataagttgcagtgggtggtaatagacaagaaatgtacagttttctaACATCTTACTGAttgatttgacacctcattcatgggtctgtGACAAAATCTGCGGGAGGAGTAGAATTTTgtgtggaagaagaagaataataagtatgcaggatAATAAGAATGgatgctttgcctttggcaagcaccattaaaaatgaaaaaagtagGAATGTTAATTGATGCATGCAATATTTTACCTGAAATGAAATGAGTTGTTGGTGTGGATGTCTGATTGCTGTCTGATATGTGAGCTTGCTGCATGTGAACTTGCTTTAACttgctttacaaaaaaaaaatctgtcattaaaaGTACCAGCAGACATGTCTGTGTTCaaatcagacacacacatacgcacaaactagtttttatataattatgcaCACTTTCCATAGACAATGTAAGATAAGAACACCATATTATGTACCCTAACCACAACCCTCActgaaaacattctgcattttttttagacAAATGAACGTCCTAGTTTCACACCAATGAGGTGCCAGGCAGTTCACCATTGTGGTTGCTTTATATTTCCTTTCCATTCTGCACCTACAGCTGTACCTTTACTCTTGTCAGTGGTACATATAGATTGATTTATCTCGAACATAAGCATACTGCAGTAATGTAATACGTGTACACTCTAGAAGATTTAGTTTGCACTGCACAATCATACTATAACATAAATAATATTGTCTGCCATAGTTATGGTTGCCACAACACAGCTACCAAAACCATTGACTTGGTTTAGTGAAGCATTGCTCAGTAGAAACAGGTGGTTTTACAGATACTGAGAGACCAGATGCAGAGAATTAATTGACCACAAACATTTACCAACATCATGCACAGTGACAGCTTGTTTATTAAACTGGTTTCAATTTTAggtcaaagcaaaaaaaaaaaaaaaaaagtgcatgacTTCGTACTTCGTATCAACAATCAAATTGTTTGATGTACTTTAATGTGATATTAATTTCTTGCAACCTTTAAACAGTAAGATCTTCTCACTGTGACTCAGTATCCCTGTGAAGAAACAGACAAGATATATTAGTACACTAGAGATTAACAAGATCCACACACCATGACGACTGTTTTATAGGCTATACTGTGATGAACAATAGGAGAAATGCCTACCCACCCACTTCAACAGTTCAGCAGAAGGAAAAGTTTACAATGAAGCATGTTGATTTTTGTACattagtttttttcttcttctatgTAGCATAACTACATCTCAACAATATAAGACTAAAGACAGTttactgaaaactgaaaaactTTAAATTTGTAGTAGACTGTTTTAGATTCAGGAGATTAAGGTTAAAGGCAGTTTACAATAGAGCATATTCTGGTCACTTTATATTTCCTTCACATTCTGCTAGCTTGTTTAGTGGAGTGATATCATTCTCTAAAAACTTTGACTCCAGCAGAAATGTATATCTAGATAAAAAGAAGTATTGGTTGTTGGGATGAAACTGACTGACACCAGCTGGTTAAAGCAATTATATCATCACCACTAAATCATTACCTGGTTTAGTGCCACATTGACCACTGTAGAGTCTCTGTCGCAGGTGGCTTTGCAGGCAAAGCCTGAGATACAGATGGAGATGATGAACTGAAGGATGGATAACACCATCATTATTCCAATGATCCCCCAACCATATCTCTAAAAAGACAGAGCCATATATGAAAGCAGTTCCACAAACAACATCCCAGCAATTGTATAAAGTGAGTTTATAAAAGTTACATTACACTATAAGCAGATATCATTCTGATGATCAGGGTATGTCTCAAAAAGCAGGATGTATATCAAgctaaaattctgtcatcatttattcaccctcttGTCATTCTTAAACCtgcaggatatttttaaagatattttgaagactgCTTTAATGCAGTCACAATGAATGATAACTGGAGCTTTCACACTTCAGaaagacaaaaagcaccataaaagcatAATAACTGGTACATACAACTAGTTCACTATCctccaagtcttctgaaatcTGATTGTCAGGGTTTATCTgtatttgttttggttttgggTGATTACCTATTAAGTTAtcgtatcgattataaagtattgctactgacctataaggctctaaatggtttagctcctgtttatttaaccgatcttctatcgccctacaatgcTTCAcactctttaagatcacaaaactctgggcttctggttgtacctaggatatctaagtccagtaaaggagggagagcgttttcacatttggctccgaaactctggaatagccttcctgataatgttcggggctcagactcgctcacccagtttaaatctagattaaagacgcatctctttagccaagcattcacataatgcatctcatttCCTTGTACTCCAGTTATATCAGATCAATGGCACATGACTGTCTTTGCTTAATATTATGAAGAGCAGCTATGCTAATTGtcctccatttgcttttctgatTTATCTCAGGATGCCCAtcccgaggtgactagagagtacATCAGATGCTTCAACATATGTAAAGAGACGCCGCCAACCCCTGCAAGGACGCAAACTCTGGATCGACACGCACCATTCCAAatttttctatatatcctaatcatTGTTAACATGTATTCATTACTTCCATGAACTCATTGTTTCTACCTCAAATTattacattgttagctaactgtgTGATTTGTacatgtacatttctgaaatgacATCATTTGGagtcacctctgataacagattactctaaattgtaatattgacatacattttctgtaaagcagctttgaaacgatatgtattgtgaaacgtgctattcaaataaatttgaattgaactgTGTTTAGTTCAGTTTCCTTAGTTTCTGTTAGTTATTCTGTTAGTATCTTGGTTATTCATTGTTTGATCATAATTTGCACCTGATGTTCATTTGTTTAAGTTTGTATTTAAGTCTGTGTttttaagccctgtgtttctTAATGTTCACAGTCAGTTCTCGTTGTGTGTATAGCGGTTGTCACGTCTCCTAGAGTTCTGAGAGTTATGAGtttttaaaaattgtgtttttttttataaagttcCTTTCTAAGATCCTTTCTCATGTCTAATTCAACTAAACGTGACACTGATAGCTTTGTGTGGGGAACAAACTGAAGTTTATGGATGTCAAGATTTTCAGTGATTAATGACTTgaaagtaaattatgacagaattttcattttttgggtgagctTTTAAATATAGCAATTAATAGCTTAAACTAATTAATGAACATTAAAACAAGATATCAGACATTGTACATTTAGTACCTCAAAATATATACAGATGTAATTTTCAGAGTAATTTTCAGAGTAACTAAGAGAATAGTAGCAACTTTGATATGGCATTGGATGGATTCCTATCTGTATGCCCATCAGAAGAACGGCTATCGCTGAAGTTATGGCACTGATCACATTCATTCCAAGAGAGGCTTTCACCTACAGGGAGAAAAACTTTTGAGTGAAAGGAATAGTAATGATGAACACTTGTCCTAAACTCTGTTTTTAACAATCTAAAGTAATAAGGAGTCAGATATCTTGATCTGTGATTGGTAAAAGGATGAATGTCTCAGTTTGTTGCTCACTGGCTGCAATTGTACTAGAATGCCTTTCTAGcattttatattaagtgtcaaggcctttgcacactgagtccgaaatttttcGTATTCGTGatcctaaaaattcgtcacgcacagagacctttCACACTGGatgcaaaacaaataaaattaagtcttcaagcagtgagcacgatttagttgtcctctctcttcttaaaaagagaaaaagaaagaggaaatttTGGGTCCATCCAATCCCGAAGTTGCATAGAGAAAAGGGAGAgttcacctcatcaaggagctgcgtgATTATCCCGagcgtttcaaagtttacttcaggataTCTTTGGCTCATGCTTTGCTACTGGTACGATATGACTGTATATTCTGTCTCTTTGTATTccgcaaggcaaggcaatttaatttgtatagcacatttcatacacaatggtaattcaaagtgctttacataaagaataataataaaattagaaCATAacgaatagaaataacagtaaaaacagagaattttgctatctggatggaagagctaggaagtcttagggagatttttgttgttgttgttgttgtccgtcagagtggatctaaacggatctatttATAAGAacggatctaaatggatctcctcacacgacaggaccgCTGTCTAgctctacctgttaaggcacttcaaactgataaacaaagtttcaatctccccttttgtcaagacacctcaaactgcgccacacagccctaatccccttTCCGGAGATATCCATGCAacacagttcaaatttcccctttggaaatttccccctttggaaagtgtcctgactgtaatacagagatatcttaaccatgcaccacagctcaaattttcccatggtttgtccccttatccaaatttaccaaatttgaacctaatcacaaatgctttcttcctaattctcccagctctttcaaccaaacagcaatatttaaaatgcattaaaagtcagaaataacaagatgatacataaaagctATAAAatatcctgatgatctgagtgatctgttaggtttatattctatgagcatatctgcaatgtattgagatcctaggccattgagtgatttataaacaagtaacagtactttaaaatcaattctaaatgcaacgaTGTGTAAATGAtgtgttttctggttctgctcagaatcctggcagcagcgttctgtacgagctgcaactgtcttatggtctttttgggaaggccagtgaggagcccattacagtaatccaccctgctggtgatgaaagcatgaacaagtttcttgaagtcttgactggagacaaagcatctaattcttgcaatatttttgagatgataatatgctgatttagttattgtcttcacatggctactgaaactcaggtctgactccaaaatcacaccaagattcctgacttgatttttagttgtttgacccctagagtgaaggtacatgttcactttgagaacttcatctttgtttccaaatgcaatgacttcagttttgtctttgtttaactgaaggaagttttggcacatccaatttttaatttcatcaatgcactggcacagggagtcaatggggctgtagtcatTAGGTGATaaggctaggtaaatctgggtgtcatctgcatagctgtgatatgcaatttggttctttctcattatttggctcagtggcagcatatataggttgaacaggaggggtgcgactttgtttgtcattcagtgctgctgcTTTGTGCTGTAGACGACGTGGATCAACTTTTCAGATGGCATTGGGGTTTTTAGCGTTCGCGTACGGTGGCTTTGAATTGTCAAAATTGTctgatccgaatatttttatgacggacgaaagtttccgaggcagtgtgcaaacgtAATTGATataacgtgaggtcgaatttattttttgacgtgcaaaaattttgcatgtgtgcaaaggccttcaaactactatgtactaacacATAAcaggatcaggtgtgtttaacaCCTCACAGGGGCGTCCAATCCTGCTCCAGGAGGGCCATTATCCAGCAGAATTTAGCTTCaatcctaattaaacacacctgaacctgctaatcaaggtcttcagggttactagaaacttccagccGTGTGTTGGgaaaggttggagctaaactcataAACTCAGCTGGACATTGGCCTTcgaggagcaggattggactcccctgtactaacatttaaattaaccaTTTGATATAATGCACTTATTATGTATACTGTAAgtctgtttttacattgtactcatatttataaaattacctgcatgtaattacagctgtaactAAACTGTTGTCCCTCACTTAACCCACTCTTAAACCTATAATCATATCACCAATGTCCATAatcttacccgtatcccacctctataacagcaaaagtgttttgcaatgtGACATGAACACGTACATTACTTGTAAATAATGATGTACAAATAAGTaacaatgtgacaaaagaagAGTTATCACCAACAGATTTCAGCACATAGACTACTGTATGTACATACCACACAGGGATGAAGTTTATTCTGCGCAGCAACAGACAGAGATCCAGCACTGATGAACTGAGAGAGAAACAAAAGACATTTCAGAGTTCATTCAGGAAATTAAAATCATAAAGCAAAACCATTAAATGAAACTTACAATGAAAGATCCCCAGTATGTTATTCCACTAAAGACATAAAGAGTACCGAAACGGTCGACATTTGTGGTGAGTACAATACCAAGTAGGAAGATCATCACTCCGATCATTATCTGCACAGACTAGATGGAAGATataaggcaaggcaattttatttgtatagcacatttcatacacaatggcaattcaaagtgctttacataaagaggaagaataaaaatagaacataagaaatagaaataacattaaaaacagagaattttgttaTCTGGATGGAAGATCTAGGAAGTTTCAGGGAGTATTTTTGTTATCTtagagatatcttatctatgcaacaaAGTTCAAATTTaccctttggaaatttccccctttggaaagtgtcctgactgtaatccagagatatcttaaccatgcaccacagctcaaatttccccatggtttgtccaaatttaccaaattttaacctaatcacaaatgctttcttcctaattctcccaactctttcaaccagacagcaatatttaagatgcattaaaagtcaggaataacaagatgatacataaaagatataaaatacattaaaaatgaaataaaaacaggaaaggaattacaataaaaaaataaaaaagataatacgtataaaataaaacatgcaaacagtttggacatagcacagtgctcaatcagcaaatgcatagataaaaagatgtgttttgagtctggatttgaatgtggctactgttggagcacatctgatctcttctggaagctggttccagctgcggctggcgtaacagctaaaagcagactctccttgctttgagtgaacccttggtatttctaagtgatctgttaggtttatattctatgagcatatctgcaatgtattgaggtcctaggccattgagtgatttataaacaagtagcagtactttaaaatcaattctaaatgcaactggaagccagtgcaaggacctgaggacaggtgtgatgtgttcatattttctggttctgctcagaatcctggcagcagcattTTGTACGGCACAGGGagttaatttcatcaatgcattggcacagggagtcaatggggctgtagtcgttaggtgatagggctaggtaaatctgggtgtcatctgcatagctgtgatatgcagtttggttct is a window of Megalobrama amblycephala isolate DHTTF-2021 linkage group LG6, ASM1881202v1, whole genome shotgun sequence DNA encoding:
- the LOC125269774 gene encoding membrane-spanning 4-domains subfamily A member 4A-like produces the protein METSRVISTDKATVVIQINPQAAQNAVICDDGQEARGEYHNTALKGFFKAQPKALGSVQIMIGVMIFLLGIVLTTNVDRFGTLYVFSGITYWGSFIFISAGSLSVAAQNKLHPCVVKASLGMNVISAITSAIAVLLMGIQIGIHPMPYQSCYYSLSYSENYSENYICIYFERYGWGIIGIMMVLSILQFIISICISGFACKATCDRDSTVVNVALNQGY